A single window of Dermacentor albipictus isolate Rhodes 1998 colony chromosome 1, USDA_Dalb.pri_finalv2, whole genome shotgun sequence DNA harbors:
- the LOC135900042 gene encoding uncharacterized protein produces the protein MSLVVGDLDNDGEGERIVIEPYHSSSLLSSETALLFLSVAILAAVTACCWCGFYVASKRRRFSAYLHQLHAPSEASTSTEAEVKTLPRLSSAHNLVYAHYLQPHLNTGAPTLPPLPQLHTSLEMDCQPPGFKHIHCHYVS, from the exons ATGAGCCTCGTGGTCGGCGACCTTGACAATGACGGCGAGGGAGAACGCATTGTCATCGAGCCTTATC ACTCCTCGTCATTGCTGAGCTCGGAGACAGCGCTGCTTTTTCTCTCCGTGGCCATCCTGGCTGCGGTGACGGCCTGCTGCTGGTGCGGCTTCTACGTTGCCTCAAAACGCAGGCGATTCTCCGCCTACCTTCACCAGCTACACGCGCCGTCCGAAGCCTCGACATCGACAGAAGCCGAGGTCAAGACGCTACCGCGGCTTTCGTCGGCCCACAACCTAGTTTACGCGCACTACCTGCAGCCACACCTAAACACCGGTGCCCCAACTCTTCCACCTCTTCCCCAGCTGCATACGTCCCTGGAAATGGACTGCCAGCCTCCGGGCTTCAAACACATCCACTGTCATTATGTCTCGTAG